The following proteins come from a genomic window of Candidatus Binatia bacterium:
- a CDS encoding SDR family oxidoreductase encodes MDLGLKGKVALVAGASQGIGRAVALGFAREGAKVSICARGEAQLNETAEMIRRGTGADVLELVADMTRAEDIQKFVAKTVEKFGRLDVIVTNAGGPPPGEFMKFTDEDWENAFRLNFLSAVRLTREAVPHMRKVGGGRVINISSYAVKEPIAGLVLSNGVRSGAIGLAKSLSRELAKDNILVNNVCPGRIDTDRAKKLNQARAERMKKAVEEINKEMAGEIPLGRYGTAE; translated from the coding sequence ATGGATCTAGGATTGAAGGGAAAGGTGGCGTTGGTGGCGGGCGCGAGCCAGGGCATCGGAAGGGCGGTGGCCTTGGGCTTCGCGCGCGAAGGAGCAAAAGTGAGCATCTGCGCCCGCGGCGAGGCGCAGCTCAACGAGACGGCGGAGATGATCCGGCGCGGGACCGGCGCCGATGTGCTGGAGCTCGTCGCCGACATGACGCGCGCGGAAGATATTCAAAAATTTGTCGCCAAGACGGTGGAGAAGTTCGGCCGCCTCGACGTCATCGTGACCAATGCCGGCGGACCGCCGCCCGGCGAGTTCATGAAATTTACCGACGAGGATTGGGAGAACGCGTTTCGCCTTAACTTCTTGAGCGCCGTGAGGCTCACGCGCGAAGCGGTGCCGCACATGCGCAAGGTCGGCGGCGGGCGCGTGATCAACATCTCATCGTATGCGGTCAAGGAACCGATCGCCGGGCTCGTGCTCTCGAACGGCGTGCGCAGCGGCGCCATCGGCCTGGCGAAGTCGCTCTCGCGGGAATTGGCCAAGGACAACATCCTCGTCAACAACGTCTGTCCCGGCAGGATCGACACCGACCGCGCGAAAAAATTGAACCAGGCGCGCGCCGAGCGCATGAAGAAGGCGGTAGAAGAAATAAATAAAGAAATGGCCGGGGAAATTCCCCTGGGCCGCTACGGAACCGCCGAGGA
- the gshB gene encoding glutathione synthase: protein MPALKIGVVMDPIDKINIDKDTTFVMMLEAEARGHEVYYMELEDLSIRGAVPEGRFRRVSVARATPHYRFGEESAGPLADFDVILMRKDPPFDMKFFFATHLLSLVDERKCLVVNHPLGLREANEKLYALNFSELIPPTLVGSSIERLKQFMTDQGGEMIIKPLDGCGGSGIFYLNQKDRNTNALLEAATNNGTNPIMAQRYIPEVRKGDKRIIVLNGEPLGALLRIPREDETRSNLHVGGEAMKASLDARDLEICRVMAPSLKQLGLYFVGLDVIGGYLTEVNVTSPTGVQEINALDKVRLEKRIIDFVEKKSPRGARTSAQS, encoded by the coding sequence ATGCCGGCGTTGAAGATCGGGGTCGTCATGGACCCCATCGATAAAATCAACATCGACAAGGATACGACCTTCGTCATGATGCTCGAGGCGGAAGCGCGAGGCCACGAAGTTTACTATATGGAGCTCGAAGACCTCTCGATCCGCGGCGCCGTGCCGGAAGGCCGCTTTCGCCGGGTAAGCGTGGCGCGGGCGACTCCTCATTACCGCTTCGGAGAGGAGAGCGCCGGACCGCTCGCCGACTTCGACGTGATTCTCATGCGCAAAGATCCGCCCTTCGACATGAAATTTTTCTTTGCGACGCATCTGTTGAGCCTGGTGGACGAGAGAAAGTGCCTGGTCGTGAATCACCCGCTCGGTCTCCGCGAGGCCAACGAGAAACTTTACGCTCTCAATTTTTCCGAGCTGATCCCGCCGACTCTGGTGGGTTCCAGCATCGAGAGACTTAAACAGTTCATGACGGATCAGGGTGGAGAGATGATCATCAAGCCATTGGACGGTTGCGGCGGCAGCGGGATTTTCTACCTCAATCAGAAAGACCGGAATACCAACGCGCTGCTGGAAGCGGCGACGAACAACGGAACGAACCCCATCATGGCGCAGCGCTACATTCCGGAGGTTCGCAAGGGCGATAAGCGCATCATCGTATTGAATGGCGAACCCCTGGGCGCCCTTCTGCGCATACCGCGCGAAGATGAAACCCGCAGCAACCTCCACGTCGGGGGCGAAGCGATGAAGGCCAGCCTCGACGCCAGGGACCTTGAAATCTGCCGGGTGATGGCTCCGTCGTTGAAGCAATTAGGTCTTTATTTTGTCGGCCTGGATGTCATCGGCGGCTATCTCACCGAAGTGAACGTCACCAGCCCGACGGGCGTTCAGGAGATCAACGCCCTCGACAAAGTCAGGCTGGAGAAACGAATCATCGACTTCGTCGAAAAAAAATCACCGCGCGGCGCAAGAACCAGCGCCCAATCTTGA
- a CDS encoding RDD family protein gives MEAEANDVAEIQAEIDREFDRLYERLKKEEQARAVEWGGFFRRFSALLVDIVVLIFFSLLLVFLSLLGYRVGLAAHQSSMSWASEQGLLSVLLGAWIFLVCGYFVVLHRMEGRTVGKWLFGLRVVGAGRGPITFGQALIRWLAAVITAPLLLGFLRVLWNREKRGWHDLLAGTWVIRERAASRERKAD, from the coding sequence GTGGAAGCGGAAGCAAACGACGTTGCCGAGATCCAGGCTGAGATCGACCGGGAATTCGACCGGCTTTACGAGCGCCTCAAAAAGGAAGAGCAAGCGCGCGCGGTTGAATGGGGCGGTTTTTTCCGCCGCTTTTCGGCTCTTCTCGTGGATATTGTGGTACTGATTTTCTTCTCTCTGTTGCTCGTTTTTCTATCGCTGCTCGGTTACCGCGTGGGATTGGCGGCGCATCAATCCTCGATGTCATGGGCGTCGGAACAGGGTTTGTTGAGCGTCCTCCTCGGCGCATGGATCTTTCTCGTCTGCGGCTACTTTGTCGTGCTTCACCGGATGGAAGGCAGGACCGTAGGCAAGTGGTTGTTCGGCCTGCGCGTCGTCGGCGCCGGCCGGGGGCCGATCACTTTTGGCCAGGCGTTGATTCGCTGGCTGGCCGCCGTTATCACCGCGCCTCTGCTGCTGGGATTTTTACGCGTTCTATGGAACCGGGAAAAAAGAGGCTGGCACGATCTACTGGCCGGAACTTGGGTGATTAGAGAACGAGCGGCGAGCCGCGAACGGAAAGCGGACTGA
- a CDS encoding 16S rRNA (uracil(1498)-N(3))-methyltransferase → MGDAAAQKEEPAVTRFFLPKRNILGESATIAGAELEHMRRVLRLGPGDRVTLFDDEGWEHEGTIRSYSDGLGEVRILNSYRPERESPARITLAQALGKGEKFDWVVEKATELGAVAIVPFLCRRTVPKLDGAAREKKRTRWQRIALSAAKQSGRVQIPEILDVTDFTDLIRRPWQCDLKVIFGENETAHGLARLGEEKSSVESLLLVIGPEGGFTRDEVAEATASGFRSVSMGKRTLRTETAAVTALSLAQFLWGDLG, encoded by the coding sequence GTGGGTGACGCTGCTGCTCAAAAAGAAGAGCCGGCCGTGACGCGCTTTTTTCTCCCGAAAAGAAACATCCTCGGCGAGAGCGCAACGATTGCCGGCGCGGAGCTCGAACACATGCGCAGGGTGCTTCGTCTCGGACCCGGCGACCGGGTGACGCTGTTCGACGACGAAGGTTGGGAGCACGAAGGGACGATCCGCTCCTACTCGGACGGTCTGGGAGAGGTTCGGATTTTAAATTCGTACCGGCCGGAGCGGGAATCTCCGGCACGGATCACGTTGGCCCAAGCGCTGGGCAAAGGGGAGAAGTTCGACTGGGTGGTCGAGAAGGCGACGGAACTCGGCGCGGTGGCCATCGTGCCGTTTCTCTGCCGCCGCACCGTGCCTAAGCTGGACGGCGCGGCGCGAGAAAAAAAGAGGACGCGCTGGCAGCGGATCGCTCTCAGCGCGGCAAAACAGTCCGGCCGCGTCCAAATTCCGGAAATTCTCGACGTCACGGATTTCACCGATCTCATCCGGCGGCCGTGGCAATGCGATCTAAAGGTCATTTTTGGGGAAAACGAAACGGCTCACGGATTGGCGCGCCTCGGGGAAGAAAAATCCAGCGTGGAATCGCTCCTCCTCGTGATCGGGCCGGAAGGCGGCTTCACTCGGGATGAGGTCGCCGAGGCGACCGCGAGCGGCTTTCGCTCCGTCAGCATGGGGAAAAGAACTTTGCGCACGGAAACCGCCGCCGTGACAGCGCTGTCGCTGGCGCAGTTTTTATGGGGCGATCTTGGGTAG
- the prmA gene encoding 50S ribosomal protein L11 methyltransferase, with protein sequence MPVSWLQLSLKASPLALDAIANFLIERGSPGVVLTRNEVRAFFARSPRTPVLKREIHRFLRDIRKIYPGFGEHPLDWKLLKEKNWANSWRRFFSPHKVGRSLLITPPWVDPPATRRRQVIIIEPGMAFGTGTHATTRCCLEYLEFLTSRFNGGELTALDVGTGSGILAIALAKLGAARVVALDNDPTALKVARANVRVNGVERRIRLANWKLDKVYGSFAVVVANLTAETIVDLAAALEERVAADGYLVLSGILEPKARQVLGRFCPSTFLPLRQTREREWVTLLLKKKSRP encoded by the coding sequence GTGCCTGTCTCGTGGCTGCAACTCTCTCTCAAGGCCTCTCCGCTGGCGCTCGACGCGATCGCGAATTTCCTCATCGAGAGAGGCTCCCCCGGCGTCGTTCTCACACGCAATGAAGTGCGGGCTTTTTTCGCGCGCTCGCCGAGGACCCCGGTTCTGAAGCGCGAGATCCACCGTTTTCTCCGCGACATCCGGAAAATCTATCCCGGCTTCGGCGAGCACCCGCTCGACTGGAAATTGCTCAAAGAAAAAAATTGGGCCAACTCGTGGCGGCGGTTTTTTTCGCCGCACAAAGTGGGCCGGTCGCTTTTGATAACGCCGCCGTGGGTGGACCCGCCCGCGACTCGCCGCCGGCAAGTCATCATCATCGAGCCCGGCATGGCGTTCGGCACGGGGACGCACGCGACCACCCGCTGTTGTCTCGAGTACCTGGAATTCCTGACTTCGCGCTTCAATGGCGGCGAGCTCACCGCGCTCGATGTCGGCACCGGATCGGGAATCCTGGCCATCGCGCTGGCCAAGCTGGGCGCCGCGAGAGTGGTGGCGCTCGACAACGATCCCACGGCGCTCAAGGTCGCGCGCGCCAACGTCCGCGTCAACGGCGTCGAGCGCAGAATCAGGCTGGCGAATTGGAAACTCGACAAAGTGTACGGATCGTTTGCCGTCGTCGTCGCCAATCTTACCGCCGAGACCATCGTCGATCTTGCCGCCGCGCTCGAAGAGCGCGTTGCCGCGGACGGGTATCTCGTTCTCTCGGGAATTTTAGAGCCCAAGGCACGCCAGGTGCTCGGCCGGTTCTGCCCCTCGACGTTCCTCCCTCTTCGCCAGACCCGGGAGAGGGAGTGGGTGACGCTGCTGCTCAAAAAGAAGAGCCGGCCGTGA
- a CDS encoding ABC transporter substrate-binding protein: MTQTRFLRAALCFWLLLSAAALFPSAAPAQQKPQVHITYSENMYATIAVVAIEKGYLAAQGLDVKHASEGTATEVLEAMIGGSTDFGVASPSRVEAIAAKKLPIKAIALNAYGFTGSVVVPKKDEKSKTMADLKGKAVAVQLGTGTYAVWARYLKSQGLSGKDFSIKNIKNPEIPATLESGSVDSAVTWEPSPSRIVAKGIGRVILGPDDLTKPINSSYPFFLIAPSRLIDKNPEVVQKVLNAWAQSIKYIRENPDDVARIMTESMKKMRGLTLNTADVKREIYLTKYDRLAISDVDIKDTEELSRVSVDDGRIKAVPDVRAVVDNRFAEKAK; encoded by the coding sequence ATGACACAAACAAGATTTTTACGGGCCGCGCTCTGCTTTTGGTTGCTCTTATCCGCCGCCGCTTTGTTTCCGTCCGCCGCTCCGGCCCAGCAGAAGCCCCAGGTCCACATCACGTATTCGGAAAACATGTACGCCACCATAGCGGTGGTGGCGATCGAGAAGGGCTACCTCGCCGCGCAGGGTCTCGACGTCAAGCACGCCAGCGAGGGCACGGCCACGGAGGTGCTCGAGGCCATGATCGGCGGCTCGACCGACTTCGGCGTCGCCTCCCCTTCGCGCGTCGAGGCCATCGCGGCCAAGAAACTTCCCATCAAGGCGATCGCCCTCAACGCTTATGGCTTTACCGGAAGCGTGGTCGTTCCCAAGAAGGACGAGAAAAGCAAAACGATGGCGGACCTCAAGGGCAAGGCGGTCGCCGTCCAACTCGGAACCGGCACGTACGCGGTCTGGGCGCGCTATTTGAAGAGCCAGGGACTATCCGGCAAGGACTTCAGCATCAAAAATATCAAGAACCCGGAAATCCCGGCGACCTTGGAGTCGGGGTCCGTCGACAGCGCGGTAACCTGGGAGCCTTCGCCCAGCCGTATCGTCGCCAAAGGGATCGGCAGAGTTATTCTTGGACCCGACGATCTCACCAAGCCCATCAACTCTTCTTATCCTTTTTTCCTGATCGCGCCTTCGAGATTGATCGACAAAAACCCCGAGGTCGTGCAGAAGGTGCTGAACGCCTGGGCCCAGTCGATCAAGTACATCCGTGAAAACCCGGACGACGTGGCGCGCATCATGACGGAGTCGATGAAAAAGATGCGCGGCCTCACGCTCAATACAGCCGACGTCAAGCGCGAAATTTATCTGACCAAGTACGACCGCCTGGCCATCAGCGACGTAGACATCAAAGACACGGAAGAGCTTTCCCGCGTCTCGGTCGACGACGGCAGAATCAAGGCCGTGCCCGATGTTCGCGCGGTCGTCGACAATCGCTTCGCGGAAAAAGCCAAATAA
- a CDS encoding ABC transporter permease, whose amino-acid sequence MAKAPDVTIPAARAALKPEGRATPAYYLRGFLDNFLPLAFILLLWELVARMEVIHPAFFPTVTEIFAKMWELTVQGIFLTDVLHSLLRLLSSVFFGIIVGTICGLLMGTSRWAEKIFIPPLNFFLAIPGIAIFPLVILWFGLTEKAIIFTLAFEASLSIMLNTWTGVKGVDATLINAGRALGAKGISLFWKVLIPGALPSIITGYRQGFSRAWRILVAGEMLASIGTGLGFRIFDARAFLASDIMYAGVIMIGVLGFLLERVALRSLEIYTVERWGMLREL is encoded by the coding sequence ATGGCGAAAGCACCCGACGTAACCATCCCGGCGGCGCGCGCGGCTCTCAAACCGGAGGGCCGCGCCACCCCGGCCTACTATCTGCGCGGTTTTTTAGACAACTTCCTGCCGCTGGCCTTTATCCTGCTCCTCTGGGAATTGGTCGCCCGAATGGAGGTGATCCATCCCGCCTTTTTTCCCACGGTCACCGAAATTTTTGCCAAGATGTGGGAGCTCACGGTCCAGGGGATTTTCTTAACCGACGTTCTTCACTCTCTGCTCCGGCTTCTTTCCAGCGTCTTCTTCGGCATCATCGTGGGGACGATCTGCGGCCTGCTGATGGGAACCAGCCGTTGGGCGGAGAAGATCTTCATCCCGCCGCTCAATTTTTTTCTCGCGATTCCCGGCATCGCGATTTTTCCACTCGTGATTCTTTGGTTCGGGCTGACCGAGAAGGCGATCATCTTCACCCTCGCCTTCGAGGCGAGCCTCAGCATCATGCTCAATACCTGGACCGGCGTCAAAGGCGTGGATGCCACGCTGATCAACGCGGGGCGCGCCCTGGGGGCAAAAGGAATCAGCTTATTTTGGAAGGTGCTGATCCCGGGAGCGCTGCCCTCGATTATTACGGGTTATCGGCAAGGCTTCTCCCGGGCCTGGCGCATCCTCGTTGCCGGAGAGATGCTCGCCTCGATCGGCACCGGTTTGGGGTTTCGCATCTTCGACGCGCGGGCCTTCCTCGCCTCGGATATCATGTACGCCGGCGTCATCATGATCGGCGTCTTGGGATTTTTGCTCGAGCGCGTGGCGCTCCGGTCCCTCGAAATCTACACCGTCGAGCGCTGGGGAATGCTGAGGGAGCTATAA
- a CDS encoding ABC transporter ATP-binding protein produces the protein MSQTKLAVRNLRKVFQIDEGFGRSSSITAIDKVDLEIKEGELVTIIGPSGCGKSTLLMILAGLYEKSSGEVLLDGNSIDGPGLDRGVVFQEFALFPWLNVRSNICFGLKMKGIPAADHDRIVKHYLEMVKLSEFEKIFPHRLSGGMKQRVGIARALAYSPELLLMDEPFGALDAQTRTSLQQMLVDIWAETKKTILFVTHSVREAVFLSDRIVVLSARPSKVRSVLEVKLPRPRQRLSPSFLRYEEELEELIAQEIAETAT, from the coding sequence ATGTCGCAAACCAAACTCGCCGTCCGAAACCTGCGCAAGGTTTTTCAGATCGACGAAGGGTTCGGCCGATCCTCTTCGATCACGGCGATCGACAAAGTCGATCTGGAGATCAAGGAAGGCGAGCTCGTCACCATCATCGGCCCCAGCGGCTGCGGCAAATCGACCCTGCTCATGATCCTCGCCGGCCTCTACGAAAAATCGTCCGGCGAGGTTCTCCTCGACGGCAACTCGATCGACGGCCCGGGCCTCGACCGCGGCGTGGTGTTCCAGGAATTCGCCCTCTTTCCCTGGCTCAACGTGCGCAGCAACATCTGCTTCGGCCTCAAGATGAAAGGAATTCCTGCCGCCGACCACGACCGGATCGTCAAGCACTATCTCGAGATGGTGAAGCTATCGGAGTTCGAGAAGATTTTTCCCCATCGTCTCTCGGGCGGGATGAAGCAGCGCGTCGGCATCGCGCGCGCTCTCGCTTACTCGCCGGAGCTCCTGCTTATGGACGAGCCCTTCGGCGCGCTCGACGCGCAGACGCGCACGAGCCTGCAGCAAATGCTCGTGGACATCTGGGCGGAGACGAAGAAGACGATTCTCTTCGTCACCCACAGCGTGCGCGAGGCGGTCTTCCTTTCGGATCGGATCGTGGTGCTGAGCGCTCGCCCGTCCAAAGTGAGATCCGTTCTCGAGGTCAAACTGCCGCGCCCGCGCCAGCGGCTCTCGCCGTCTTTCCTGCGCTACGAAGAGGAACTTGAAGAGCTGATCGCTCAGGAAATCGCGGAAACAGCGACCTAA
- a CDS encoding DUF1015 domain-containing protein gives MAKIASFKGILYNQKKIANPSRVVAPPYDVITPEEQEKLYSRSPYNIVRLILSREPEPYESAARLFDEWQREGILTRDEKPAIYFLTQSYAYKGEKERKGFMAVTRIEDFSSGAIRPHEATLAAPKEDRLRLMLACNANLSPIFALYNEPRQMINRLLAEHVQGKPADVEVKEDKGGSCRLWRITDAELIRMAEREMEPQPLLIADGHHRYEAAMNYRERMRQQTPNFNGREAFNYVMMVFANMKDEGVTILPTHRLVRSFAPIGFRELEESLMRYFYIEPYPKNPEGQRSFLRALQSGRKKHRLIGAAFKRDPRYLILRLKNKRFMQRLAGDLSAPLQELDVSVLHRLILDHILGIKPEDQVKEGAITYSQDEEKVLQMLDKEDYMAAFILNPTQPEEILAVTAAGEKMPQKTTYFYPKLIDGLVMNRLDPVEEIAEN, from the coding sequence ATGGCAAAAATCGCTTCCTTTAAGGGAATTCTCTACAATCAAAAAAAGATCGCCAATCCTTCGAGGGTCGTCGCGCCGCCTTACGACGTGATCACCCCGGAGGAGCAAGAGAAGCTCTATAGCCGTTCGCCTTACAACATCGTGCGGCTGATCCTGAGCCGGGAGCCGGAGCCGTATGAAAGCGCCGCACGGCTGTTCGACGAATGGCAGAGAGAAGGAATTTTAACGCGGGACGAGAAGCCCGCGATCTACTTTTTGACTCAGAGCTATGCGTACAAAGGAGAGAAAGAGCGAAAAGGATTCATGGCGGTCACCCGGATCGAAGATTTTTCCAGCGGCGCGATCCGCCCGCACGAGGCGACGCTCGCGGCGCCGAAAGAGGACCGGCTCCGGCTCATGCTCGCCTGCAACGCCAACCTGAGCCCGATCTTTGCGCTCTACAACGAGCCCAGGCAGATGATCAATCGCTTGCTGGCGGAGCACGTGCAGGGCAAGCCGGCGGACGTCGAGGTCAAGGAAGATAAAGGCGGGAGCTGCCGTCTCTGGCGCATCACCGACGCCGAGCTGATTCGCATGGCCGAGAGAGAGATGGAGCCACAGCCGCTGTTGATCGCCGACGGCCACCACCGCTACGAGGCGGCGATGAATTATCGCGAGCGCATGCGGCAGCAGACTCCGAACTTCAACGGCCGCGAGGCGTTCAATTACGTCATGATGGTTTTCGCCAACATGAAGGACGAGGGGGTGACGATCCTGCCGACGCACCGGCTGGTGCGCTCGTTTGCACCGATCGGTTTCAGGGAGCTTGAAGAGTCGTTGATGCGCTATTTTTATATCGAGCCGTACCCAAAAAACCCGGAAGGCCAGCGCTCGTTCCTGCGCGCGCTGCAAAGCGGAAGAAAAAAACATCGCCTGATCGGCGCTGCGTTCAAGCGCGACCCGCGCTATCTGATTTTACGGCTGAAAAACAAGCGCTTCATGCAGCGGCTGGCCGGCGATTTGAGCGCGCCGCTGCAAGAGCTGGACGTGAGCGTCCTCCACCGCCTTATCCTCGATCACATCCTCGGCATCAAGCCCGAGGATCAGGTCAAGGAAGGCGCGATTACTTATTCGCAAGACGAAGAGAAAGTCTTGCAGATGCTCGACAAGGAAGATTACATGGCCGCGTTTATCTTGAACCCGACCCAGCCGGAAGAAATCCTGGCGGTTACAGCCGCGGGCGAGAAGATGCCGCAGAAGACGACCTACTTTTATCCCAAGCTGATCGACGGGCTGGTGATGAACAGGCTCGATCCGGTAGAAGAGATCGCGGAAAACTAA
- a CDS encoding dihydroorotase family protein, which yields MDQVDLVVKNGEVWTPGGFVGADVAVNQGKIVALGRDPSFPGSTKVIDARGKKVIPGLIDTHTHHRDPGFTHKEDLTTATQAAAAGGVTFSIGMPNVNPPTTTVERYRALIEDHKKKAVVDFNHNPSGTVPEQIPGLAKEGCLAFKIFMVRDTGRDYPHMPGIGLHNHGALFRSFEAVAKTGLPLMVHPHDQDLMDVIEQRYWERGDKSPQAYGKAYRDFDGIIWDTAIATLIRLQKSTGTKLHILHMSTPGGIEMIRRAKEEGRQVTGEVNPWALFLATWENVEKLGPYCLGFWVPDEHAEALWSAIKDGTIEVVGTDHAPHTKEEKDIGWKDMWKSPGGEPQIQDYLRLFLTAVNQGKLTLDQLVRITSYNPARIFGVYPRKGVIQIGSDADLTIVDMEREETITNETTYTKVGWTPYHGRKVKGAPIYTIVRGNVVMENGNVVGKPGYGEFVTPVGG from the coding sequence ATGGATCAGGTGGACCTTGTGGTGAAAAACGGCGAGGTGTGGACGCCCGGTGGCTTTGTCGGCGCCGACGTTGCCGTAAACCAGGGCAAAATCGTCGCTCTCGGCCGGGATCCTTCGTTTCCGGGATCGACCAAGGTCATCGACGCCAGGGGGAAGAAGGTCATACCGGGCTTGATCGATACGCACACGCACCACCGGGATCCGGGATTCACGCACAAGGAAGATCTCACGACGGCGACTCAAGCCGCGGCCGCAGGCGGCGTGACCTTCTCGATCGGCATGCCGAACGTGAACCCGCCGACGACGACCGTCGAGCGCTACCGCGCTCTGATCGAAGACCACAAGAAAAAAGCCGTCGTCGATTTCAATCACAACCCGTCCGGCACCGTGCCCGAGCAAATCCCCGGGCTCGCCAAGGAGGGATGTCTGGCGTTTAAAATTTTCATGGTGCGGGACACCGGGCGGGATTATCCGCACATGCCGGGCATCGGTCTGCACAACCACGGCGCGCTTTTCCGCTCTTTCGAAGCCGTGGCGAAGACCGGCCTGCCGCTGATGGTCCATCCGCACGATCAGGATTTGATGGACGTGATCGAGCAGCGCTACTGGGAGCGCGGCGACAAGAGCCCGCAGGCTTACGGCAAGGCGTATCGCGATTTCGACGGCATCATCTGGGACACGGCGATCGCGACCTTGATCCGCTTGCAAAAATCGACCGGCACGAAACTCCACATCCTCCACATGAGCACGCCCGGAGGCATCGAGATGATCCGGCGCGCCAAGGAAGAAGGGCGGCAGGTGACTGGTGAAGTCAATCCATGGGCGCTTTTTCTCGCGACCTGGGAGAACGTCGAAAAGCTCGGACCCTATTGCCTTGGCTTCTGGGTGCCCGACGAGCACGCGGAAGCGCTCTGGAGCGCGATCAAGGACGGTACGATCGAGGTCGTCGGCACCGACCACGCGCCGCACACCAAGGAAGAAAAGGACATCGGCTGGAAGGATATGTGGAAGTCTCCCGGCGGCGAGCCGCAGATCCAAGATTATCTGCGACTTTTTCTGACCGCGGTGAATCAGGGAAAGCTGACGCTCGATCAACTCGTGCGCATCACTTCTTACAATCCCGCGCGCATCTTCGGCGTCTATCCGCGGAAAGGCGTCATCCAGATCGGATCGGATGCCGATCTCACGATCGTCGACATGGAGCGCGAGGAGACGATCACGAATGAAACGACGTACACCAAAGTCGGCTGGACGCCCTACCATGGGCGCAAGGTGAAAGGCGCGCCGATTTACACCATCGTTCGCGGCAACGTAGTAATGGAGAACGGCAACGTGGTGGGGAAGCCCGGATACGGCGAGTTCGTCACACCCGTCGGCGGCTAG
- a CDS encoding extracellular solute-binding protein has translation MRKILNSFVAGLALLIFAAGPSFGQDAKLIDAAKKEGGKVVIYGSLESDSMDVVSKAFQKKTGIEVEYWRGSATKVMDRAVSEYRAGKPGFDIILTNDNPMQLMQKEGIFAKYDSPSAKDFSKDSIDPNLGPRYRNVIIGVVYNKSAISPADAPKSLEDLVNPKYKGKLVMPDPTQHTTTTQWVASLEKLMGKEKAEKYIRDLAAMKPILVESLLPAAERVSTGETPIAITYVKYAYIYGQKGAPLDYVRLGKMMGDGHYLGLGNKAPHVNAGKVFIDYFLGQESMMMIAKLGEFVNRKGVYPPLPDADKIQFVELYDLDAKGFAEKKKEYTKIFLQ, from the coding sequence ATGCGGAAGATTCTGAATTCGTTTGTTGCCGGGCTGGCGCTGTTGATCTTTGCCGCAGGTCCGAGCTTCGGCCAGGATGCAAAGCTCATCGACGCGGCCAAAAAAGAAGGCGGAAAGGTCGTCATTTACGGCTCGCTCGAATCCGACAGCATGGATGTCGTGAGTAAGGCCTTTCAAAAGAAAACCGGAATCGAGGTCGAGTACTGGAGAGGGTCGGCCACCAAGGTGATGGACCGGGCCGTGAGCGAGTACCGCGCCGGGAAGCCCGGTTTCGATATCATCCTCACCAACGACAATCCCATGCAGCTCATGCAAAAGGAGGGAATCTTCGCCAAGTACGATTCTCCCTCGGCCAAGGATTTTAGCAAGGACTCCATCGATCCGAATCTCGGCCCCAGATATCGCAACGTCATCATCGGGGTCGTTTATAACAAAAGCGCGATCAGCCCCGCCGACGCGCCGAAATCTCTCGAAGATCTGGTGAACCCTAAATATAAGGGTAAGCTCGTCATGCCCGATCCCACGCAGCACACGACGACGACGCAATGGGTGGCGAGTCTCGAGAAGCTGATGGGCAAGGAAAAGGCCGAGAAATACATCCGGGATCTGGCCGCCATGAAACCGATCCTGGTCGAGTCTCTGCTCCCCGCCGCCGAGCGCGTTTCGACCGGGGAGACGCCGATCGCGATCACCTACGTCAAATACGCTTACATCTACGGTCAAAAAGGCGCGCCGCTGGACTATGTCCGGCTGGGGAAAATGATGGGCGACGGCCACTATCTCGGCCTCGGCAACAAGGCGCCGCACGTCAACGCCGGCAAGGTATTCATCGACTATTTCCTCGGCCAGGAGAGCATGATGATGATCGCCAAGTTGGGCGAGTTTGTGAACCGCAAGGGCGTCTACCCGCCGCTGCCGGATGCCGACAAGATCCAGTTCGTCGAGCTGTACGATCTCGATGCGAAGGGTTTCGCCGAGAAGAAGAAGGAGTACACCAAGATCTTCCTGCAATAG